One window from the genome of Desulfovulcanus ferrireducens encodes:
- a CDS encoding cytochrome ubiquinol oxidase subunit I translates to MNYPVWELTTLGGGFLIALISVIHVYIAHFAVGGGLFLVLTERKAYAENSSAMLEYTKKHAKFFLLLTMVAGGVTGVGIWFIISLLSPAGTSILIHNFVFAWATEWVFFLAEIVALFIYYYTFNRLDKEKHLLIGWLYFAFAWLSLFVINGVIDFMLAPGNWLNTHNFWDGFFNPLFWPSLFFRTFIAFILASLFGLVTATFLKDSTARQKMVRYCVKWLPIPFLLMLVCAYWYFNSIPDAPREIVLNVSPELARYLDWFLYLTPVVFLVALFLAIKLPGSVQRVVSLALLLIGLMYMGSFEFIREGARRPFVIYDVLYSNSILKANAEEINKKGLLKTAKWIKYKQITPENELEVGQKIFQLLCASCHSIGGPLNDILPLTKKFNSVFGLDSQLNGLGKINNYMPLFFGTHQERWALARYIVEELHGGEDKQLAQKPKELPYEIPPYDQEKDEYVLLAWNNLGMHCISDSDPYWILLPPANDLYAQLIRRGELPEIVTEGVELRYQVQAGFENPSKHVRFWEFSKSLVGKELPLNIGVSGNGLSGSMKLEEDLGAFVADLVPVVPYPDDGSFNPYPLFTIEAVDKKTGKVLATTRIVAPTSTEMGCKNCHGGKWRVAGVAGFTAETALDILKVHDRINKTNLFEKAKKGQPMLCQSCHPDPVLGTKGKPGIPNFPAAIHGWHANYLTDRGPEACFNCHPSSPTGPTECLRGVHKQVGLDCTSCHGYLEDHALSLLLHEQKQGKKVDKLMRYLKPRNVATVEEINPRIPWLNEPDCLSCHQDFQKPASKNVSGFNTWTKDANELYRLRTDQAGLMCESCHGATHANYPARNLFGRNRDNIPPLQYQGTNLPIGANKNCKLCHTIDMEDEGHHENMLRNFRNMQLISTGK, encoded by the coding sequence ATGAACTATCCTGTGTGGGAGCTGACTACTTTAGGCGGCGGTTTTTTGATTGCATTGATATCCGTTATCCATGTCTATATTGCCCACTTTGCAGTTGGAGGCGGACTTTTCCTGGTTTTAACCGAAAGAAAAGCCTATGCAGAAAACTCTTCCGCCATGCTGGAATACACCAAAAAACACGCCAAATTTTTTCTCCTTTTGACTATGGTTGCGGGTGGAGTCACCGGTGTGGGCATTTGGTTCATCATCTCTCTTTTAAGTCCAGCAGGCACCTCCATTCTCATCCACAATTTTGTCTTCGCCTGGGCTACTGAATGGGTCTTTTTTCTGGCCGAAATCGTAGCCCTGTTCATCTATTACTACACCTTTAACCGTCTGGACAAAGAAAAGCACCTGCTTATTGGCTGGCTCTACTTTGCTTTTGCCTGGCTCTCTCTTTTTGTCATCAACGGAGTCATTGATTTCATGCTCGCTCCGGGCAACTGGCTAAACACACATAATTTCTGGGACGGATTTTTCAACCCACTGTTCTGGCCATCTCTATTTTTCCGAACCTTTATCGCATTTATCCTGGCTTCCTTATTCGGGCTGGTCACGGCTACTTTTCTAAAAGACAGCACTGCCCGACAAAAAATGGTTCGCTATTGTGTCAAATGGCTGCCAATACCATTTTTACTCATGCTTGTCTGCGCATACTGGTATTTTAACTCCATTCCAGATGCTCCCCGAGAGATTGTTCTCAACGTCTCTCCGGAACTCGCCCGCTATTTAGACTGGTTTCTCTATCTCACCCCTGTTGTTTTCCTTGTAGCTCTCTTTTTGGCCATCAAATTGCCTGGATCCGTACAGAGAGTTGTCTCTTTGGCCCTTTTACTCATTGGCTTAATGTACATGGGATCTTTTGAATTCATCCGGGAAGGCGCGCGGCGGCCATTTGTCATCTATGACGTCCTTTACTCCAACTCCATTCTGAAAGCTAACGCCGAGGAAATAAATAAAAAAGGCCTCCTCAAAACAGCCAAATGGATAAAATACAAGCAAATTACCCCGGAAAATGAATTGGAAGTCGGACAGAAGATATTTCAGCTCTTATGCGCCTCCTGTCATTCCATCGGAGGGCCATTAAACGATATACTGCCCCTGACCAAAAAATTTAACTCTGTCTTTGGCCTGGACTCGCAACTAAATGGCCTGGGTAAAATAAATAATTATATGCCCCTATTTTTTGGTACACATCAAGAGCGCTGGGCCCTGGCCAGATATATCGTCGAGGAGTTACATGGCGGTGAAGACAAACAACTTGCTCAAAAACCAAAAGAATTACCTTATGAGATCCCTCCTTATGATCAGGAAAAAGATGAATATGTACTCCTGGCCTGGAACAACTTAGGCATGCACTGTATTTCTGATAGTGACCCTTATTGGATACTTCTACCGCCAGCCAATGACCTCTATGCCCAGCTCATCCGCAGAGGAGAGCTGCCAGAGATAGTCACTGAGGGAGTTGAGTTGCGCTATCAAGTACAAGCAGGTTTTGAAAACCCATCCAAACATGTTCGCTTTTGGGAGTTCTCCAAGTCCCTTGTAGGCAAAGAACTACCCCTTAATATTGGAGTCTCAGGAAACGGGTTGAGCGGAAGCATGAAGCTGGAAGAAGATTTAGGGGCCTTTGTGGCTGACCTGGTACCAGTTGTTCCTTATCCTGACGATGGTTCATTTAATCCCTATCCACTGTTTACCATAGAGGCAGTAGATAAAAAAACAGGAAAAGTCCTGGCCACAACACGCATCGTCGCTCCAACCTCCACGGAAATGGGCTGTAAAAATTGCCATGGCGGCAAGTGGCGGGTAGCCGGGGTAGCTGGCTTTACTGCAGAAACCGCACTTGATATCTTAAAAGTGCATGACCGAATCAATAAAACCAACCTGTTCGAAAAGGCCAAAAAGGGCCAACCAATGCTCTGTCAAAGCTGTCACCCCGATCCAGTCCTGGGCACCAAGGGCAAGCCGGGCATTCCCAACTTCCCGGCAGCCATTCACGGTTGGCACGCTAATTATTTAACAGACCGGGGACCAGAAGCATGTTTTAACTGCCATCCTTCATCCCCTACCGGCCCCACCGAATGCTTACGCGGAGTGCATAAGCAGGTAGGCTTAGATTGCACCAGTTGTCACGGCTACCTGGAAGACCACGCCTTGAGTCTGCTTTTGCACGAGCAAAAACAGGGTAAAAAAGTGGATAAGCTAATGCGTTACTTAAAACCACGCAATGTAGCTACTGTGGAAGAAATTAATCCCAGGATTCCCTGGCTCAATGAACCGGATTGTCTGAGTTGTCATCAAGACTTTCAAAAACCAGCCAGCAAAAATGTTTCCGGATTTAATACCTGGACCAAGGATGCAAATGAATTATATCGCCTACGTACCGACCAGGCTGGTCTCATGTGTGAATCATGTCACGGGGCTACCCACGCCAACTATCCGGCCCGAAACCTCTTTGGCCGAAACCGGGATAATATCCCGCCTCTCCAGTACCAGGGCACCAATCTACCCATCGGGGCTAACAAGAATTGCAAACTCTGCCATACCATTGATATGGAAGACGAGGGCCACCATGAAAATATGCTTAGAAACTTTAGAAATATGCAGTTAATAAGTACCGGCAAGTAA
- a CDS encoding PilZ domain-containing protein, producing MSEKRRRLRVKVELPVFIFQGGQKFELKTKNISLKGLLATAEPALVRNEKCRLKIFLGLDSVIEIEGKIVRSDKKELAVDFIKMDETSFNYLHNLVRFYSEDADKVDEEMLTPAFDLKDLEE from the coding sequence ATGTCTGAGAAAAGAAGAAGATTAAGGGTTAAAGTAGAACTGCCGGTGTTTATTTTTCAAGGGGGCCAAAAATTTGAGCTTAAAACCAAGAATATTAGTCTTAAAGGCTTGTTAGCAACAGCAGAGCCGGCCCTTGTTCGCAATGAAAAGTGTCGACTGAAAATTTTTTTGGGTTTAGACTCGGTCATAGAGATAGAGGGCAAAATTGTCAGATCTGATAAAAAAGAGTTGGCTGTTGATTTTATCAAAATGGATGAAACATCCTTTAATTACTTACATAACCTGGTGCGTTTTTATTCTGAGGATGCAGATAAAGTAGATGAGGAAATGCTTACGCCTGCCTTTGATTTGAAGGACTTGGAGGAATAG
- a CDS encoding M16 family metallopeptidase, protein MIKKIIFMGLLFMLLNAQSPFAAAAEQVVVLPNGLTVLVEEDQRFPLVAIRLYVRAGSAYETEEQAGISHFLEHMVFKGTKKRGPGQVAREVESVGGYINAATSFDYTVYTVDLPDKYWKLGLDIVQDMVFGSTFDPKELDQEKNVVLAELQRGEDNPGQKLFKLIQAKVWAGLPYARPIIGYPQTVKNLSGQDLKSYIRKFYQPRSMLLVVCGNVHKNEVIAQAEKVFGGLNNQETLELSQEFRVKPVQETLNFSEHIQVEHGPWKKVYVNMALPIPGLSSADGPALEVLAYVLGGDMSSKLYRKFKYELQLVDDISCSALMLERAGMLYFNVMLDPDKVEQFWEEFIQEISTLKLKDLPQELIDRAKLNLEDELFQSKETLSGLASKLGYFQFFEGSVQAEEKYLYQLRHVDKKELREVLDKYFRPESFYASLLLPDSVKLDGETFAAYLKKWPGKNEVKQEIVGIETREREILDLGQGRTLVLINDPTLPYTAVSMAWPGGDSLLGSKEQGLAELTAKCLTRGTKNMTAPMIQDFLSDRAAYLSASAGREQFVLTAKFPLRFSQDLYRLLGDVILEPAFETEEVRRAIDDQIAEIKAQEDQPLGYAFRHVFPFLFSKGAYSYFHLGRIEDVQKITKADVARFWEKQKKAPFVLAICGQIDQKALNDFVVRLKQSPVLEVEKGSEFSWSQKRKKNLFLRDRNQTHILQIFPVPGLEDPDSPGLNVLKRVLAGQGGLLFRELRDKQGLCYTVTAILWQTPQTGFLAFYIGTYPEKIDQAEQGFQDIVKMLQQKVLSEEEVNRAKNVYVGEYIRNHQSLGSRSREAASLLVKGLDVDFNKRLIKAIQKIEPEDLKKLARKYLRLDNAYLLRVLPQEEN, encoded by the coding sequence GTGATTAAAAAAATAATTTTTATGGGGTTATTATTTATGCTTTTAAATGCACAGTCACCTTTTGCCGCAGCAGCAGAGCAGGTAGTGGTTTTGCCAAATGGCCTTACCGTTTTGGTAGAAGAGGACCAGCGTTTTCCTCTGGTAGCCATTCGTTTATATGTCCGTGCCGGGTCAGCTTATGAGACAGAGGAGCAGGCTGGCATCAGTCACTTTTTAGAACATATGGTATTCAAAGGAACCAAAAAGAGAGGGCCTGGTCAGGTGGCCAGGGAAGTGGAAAGTGTGGGCGGGTACATCAATGCGGCCACAAGTTTTGATTATACCGTGTACACGGTCGACCTGCCGGATAAATATTGGAAGTTGGGACTGGATATTGTCCAGGACATGGTTTTTGGTTCTACTTTTGATCCTAAAGAGCTAGATCAGGAAAAAAATGTGGTTTTGGCTGAACTGCAAAGGGGAGAGGATAATCCTGGCCAGAAACTGTTTAAACTCATCCAGGCTAAGGTGTGGGCAGGTCTGCCTTATGCTCGACCCATTATAGGTTACCCCCAGACAGTAAAGAATTTATCCGGGCAGGATTTGAAGAGTTATATTCGCAAGTTTTACCAGCCGAGATCCATGCTTCTGGTAGTTTGTGGCAATGTGCACAAAAATGAAGTGATTGCTCAGGCCGAGAAGGTATTTGGGGGCTTAAATAACCAAGAAACTCTTGAATTGAGCCAGGAGTTTCGGGTGAAGCCTGTTCAAGAGACGTTAAATTTTTCTGAGCATATACAGGTTGAGCATGGTCCGTGGAAAAAAGTGTATGTGAACATGGCCCTGCCTATTCCGGGTCTTTCTTCAGCGGATGGACCAGCCTTGGAAGTTCTGGCTTATGTCCTGGGCGGGGACATGAGTTCTAAGTTATACAGAAAGTTTAAGTACGAACTTCAGCTTGTGGATGACATTTCCTGTTCAGCCTTAATGCTGGAACGGGCAGGCATGCTTTATTTTAACGTTATGCTCGATCCGGATAAAGTAGAGCAGTTTTGGGAAGAATTTATCCAGGAAATTTCTACTTTAAAACTAAAGGATTTGCCTCAGGAGTTAATCGACCGGGCCAAGCTGAATTTGGAAGATGAGCTTTTTCAATCTAAAGAAACACTGTCCGGACTTGCTTCAAAACTGGGTTATTTTCAATTTTTTGAAGGCAGTGTCCAGGCCGAAGAAAAGTATTTATACCAGTTGCGTCATGTAGACAAAAAAGAACTGAGAGAGGTGTTGGATAAATATTTCAGGCCGGAAAGTTTTTATGCATCCTTGCTTCTGCCTGATTCGGTTAAACTGGATGGGGAGACTTTTGCCGCGTATTTAAAAAAGTGGCCCGGCAAAAATGAAGTGAAACAGGAAATTGTTGGTATTGAAACTAGAGAAAGGGAAATCTTGGATTTAGGCCAAGGCCGGACCCTGGTTTTAATAAATGACCCGACCCTGCCTTATACCGCTGTTAGTATGGCCTGGCCTGGCGGCGACAGTTTGTTAGGAAGCAAAGAGCAGGGCCTGGCTGAGCTTACAGCCAAATGTCTGACGAGGGGTACTAAAAATATGACTGCGCCGATGATCCAGGACTTCCTCTCGGATAGGGCTGCTTATTTAAGCGCAAGCGCAGGGAGGGAGCAATTTGTCTTAACTGCCAAATTTCCTCTGCGCTTCAGCCAGGACCTGTACAGGTTACTCGGAGATGTCATTTTAGAACCTGCGTTTGAAACTGAAGAAGTGAGACGGGCTATTGATGATCAAATAGCTGAAATTAAGGCGCAGGAAGATCAGCCCTTGGGATATGCTTTTAGACACGTGTTTCCCTTTTTATTTTCCAAGGGGGCTTATAGCTATTTCCATTTGGGTAGAATTGAAGATGTACAGAAAATTACAAAGGCTGATGTAGCCAGATTTTGGGAAAAGCAAAAGAAAGCTCCTTTTGTTTTGGCCATATGTGGTCAGATCGATCAAAAGGCTTTAAATGACTTTGTCGTGCGCCTAAAACAAAGCCCCGTCTTGGAGGTGGAAAAAGGATCTGAGTTTAGTTGGTCTCAAAAAAGAAAAAAGAATCTTTTTTTAAGGGATAGAAATCAGACACATATTCTGCAGATCTTTCCAGTTCCAGGTTTAGAGGATCCGGATAGCCCGGGATTGAACGTGCTCAAGAGGGTCCTGGCCGGACAGGGAGGTCTTTTGTTTAGGGAGTTAAGAGACAAACAAGGCCTGTGTTATACAGTCACCGCAATTTTGTGGCAGACCCCGCAGACCGGGTTTTTGGCATTTTATATTGGGACGTATCCAGAAAAGATAGACCAGGCCGAACAGGGCTTTCAGGATATTGTAAAAATGTTACAACAAAAAGTCTTATCCGAAGAAGAAGTTAACAGGGCCAAAAATGTTTATGTAGGTGAATATATCCGCAATCATCAAAGCTTGGGCTCTCGTAGCCGAGAGGCTGCTTCTTTGTTGGTTAAAGGTTTGGATGTGGACTTTAACAAGAGATTGATAAAAGCAATCCAAAAAATAGAGCCAGAAGATCTTAAGAAGCTAGCTCGTAAATATCTGAGATTAGACAATGCCTATCTTTTGCGAGTACTGCCGCAAGAAGAAAATTAA